AACAGGGTCGCCGGAATCGCCAGCCGCACCACAAACGCGGCGGCCACCCCGACGATCAAAACTCCCAATCCGATCCATCCAAGCCAGCGAGACATCAGTCAAAAACCCCAAATCCCAAAATCCCAAATCTAAAATTGCCTCACCCTGTCTTCACCGTTCCTACAAACCGATACCCTTCGCCCGGCACGGTTTCGATAAGCTCATGCTCGTCGCCCAGCTTGCGGCGAATCTCGGCGATGCGCACGTCCACCGTTCTCATACCGGCCGGGTCGTCCCAGCCCCACACTTGATCGAGGAGTTGTTCACGCGAGACGACGACGTTGGGGCGGCTCATCAAATGGGCCAGCACGCCAAAGGCTTTGTTGGAGAGCGGGATTTCGCGCCCGGCCAGCCAGATGCGTTGCGTCTCGCGCTCAAGCTTCAGCGGCCCGCTGGTGAGGACGTTGGCGAGTTGCGCCGGTCGCCCGGCCACGGCCTGCCGCCTGAGCAGGGCGCGGATGCGGGCGACGAGTTCGTAGGAGTCGAACGGCTTGTTGAGGTAGTCGTCGGCTCCTTCTTCGAGGCTGGAAATTTTTTCGCCGGTGGCGCTGATCTGAGTCAGCATGATGACCGGCGTCCAGTTTTCGGCCTGACGCAGGCGGCGGCACACTTCGCGCCCGTCGAGTTCGGGCATGAGGATGTCGAGGGCGATCACGTCGGGCCGATGGCTC
This portion of the Chloroflexota bacterium genome encodes:
- a CDS encoding response regulator transcription factor is translated as MPDTPTILLADDEDAIRAGLAAALQRGGFHVIEARNGLEALALVESHRPDVIALDILMPELDGREVCRRLRQAENWTPVIMLTQISATGEKISSLEEGADDYLNKPFDSYELVARIRALLRRQAVAGRPAQLANVLTSGPLKLERETQRIWLAGREIPLSNKAFGVLAHLMSRPNVVVSREQLLDQVWGWDDPAGMRTVDVRIAEIRRKLGDEHELIETVPGEGYRFVGTVKTG